Proteins from a single region of Erythrobacter sp.:
- a CDS encoding PilZ domain-containing protein has protein sequence MIGGASLSVTDMRRAARHPVDYPVIVEHFEHGDLKLHVCNLSAHGFMVDDAHQLSRGDRVIIRMPVVGRIEAYVIWTRDNRAGFQFERIIRLDDFIAIIDELQPNPRLRRPR, from the coding sequence GTGATTGGTGGAGCAAGTCTGAGCGTAACCGATATGCGGCGCGCCGCGCGGCATCCGGTCGATTATCCGGTAATCGTCGAGCATTTCGAGCACGGTGATCTCAAGCTGCACGTCTGCAACCTTTCGGCCCATGGCTTCATGGTCGATGATGCGCACCAGCTTTCCCGCGGTGATCGCGTCATCATCCGGATGCCGGTGGTGGGCCGGATCGAGGCCTACGTGATCTGGACCCGCGACAACCGCGCCGGGTTCCAGTTCGAGCGGATCATCCGTCTCGACGATTTCATCGCGATCATCGACGAGCTTCAGCCCAACCCCCGCCTGCGCCGTCCGCGCTAA
- the tyrS gene encoding tyrosine--tRNA ligase, producing MTTYDSALLKLLDERGYIHQLTDAAGLDALAAKQIVPGYIGFDATAPSLHIGSLVQIMMLRRLQQAGHKPIVLMGGGTTRIGDPTGRDESRKMLTDETIEANVRSIFTVFSKLLTFGDGPTDAVMVNNHDWLGQLGYIQLLQEVGTHFTVNRMLTFDSVRLRLEREQPMTFLEFNYMILQGYDFRYLSKELGVRLQMGGSDQWGNIVNGIELGRRMDGTELFGLTTPLLTTASGAKMGKTAAGAVWLNEEQLPAYDFWQYWRNVDDADVGKFLRLFTDLPLDEIARLEALEGAEINAAKVVLANEVTKLVRGEDAAIRAEATARETFAGSGAGEDLPTLATGPEGMRIAALLTEIGLTASNGEAKRKLTENAVKLEGETITDPAYLVLPGEGETLRLSLGKKRHALVRR from the coding sequence ATGACGACCTACGACTCTGCCCTTCTCAAGCTGCTCGACGAGCGCGGCTACATCCACCAGCTGACCGATGCTGCGGGGCTTGATGCCCTTGCGGCCAAGCAGATCGTGCCGGGTTATATCGGCTTTGATGCGACCGCGCCCTCGCTGCATATCGGCAGCCTTGTGCAGATCATGATGCTGCGGCGGCTCCAGCAGGCGGGGCACAAGCCGATCGTGCTGATGGGCGGCGGCACCACGCGGATCGGCGATCCCACCGGGCGCGACGAAAGCCGCAAGATGCTGACTGACGAGACGATCGAGGCGAACGTCCGGTCAATCTTCACGGTCTTCAGCAAGCTTCTGACATTCGGCGATGGGCCGACCGACGCGGTGATGGTCAACAACCACGACTGGCTGGGCCAGCTCGGCTATATTCAGCTGCTGCAGGAAGTCGGCACGCACTTCACTGTCAACCGTATGCTGACCTTCGATTCGGTGCGGCTGCGGCTTGAGCGCGAACAGCCGATGACCTTCCTCGAATTCAATTACATGATCCTCCAAGGTTACGATTTCAGGTACTTGTCCAAGGAACTTGGCGTACGCTTGCAGATGGGCGGCTCAGACCAGTGGGGCAATATCGTCAACGGGATCGAACTTGGCCGGCGGATGGACGGGACCGAACTATTCGGCCTCACCACGCCGCTGCTCACCACCGCGAGCGGCGCCAAGATGGGCAAGACCGCGGCGGGCGCGGTGTGGCTCAACGAAGAACAGCTGCCCGCCTATGACTTCTGGCAATATTGGCGCAATGTCGATGATGCCGATGTCGGCAAGTTCCTGCGCCTCTTCACCGATCTGCCGCTGGACGAGATCGCCCGCCTCGAGGCCCTCGAGGGCGCGGAGATCAACGCCGCCAAGGTGGTGCTCGCCAACGAAGTGACCAAACTGGTGCGCGGTGAGGATGCCGCAATCCGAGCCGAGGCGACTGCGCGCGAGACCTTTGCCGGCAGCGGTGCGGGCGAGGATTTGCCGACCCTTGCCACCGGCCCGGAAGGCATGCGCATCGCCGCGCTCCTCACCGAGATCGGCCTCACCGCTTCCAATGGCGAGGCCAAGCGCAAGCTGACCGAGAACGCGGTGAAGCTGGAAGGCGAGACCATCACCGACCCTGCCTATCTGGTGCTGCCGGGCGAAGGCGAGACCCTTCGCCTCAGCCTCGGAAAAAAACGTCATGCGCTGGTCAGGCGATAG
- a CDS encoding TspO/MBR family protein encodes MDWTNALIAAAWALILGGAGGALTEIGQWYRDLRKPPWQPPDWLFGPAWTLILGLAGWSFYIGLEHAPTPEARIGVWALFAVNFVVHFAWSPLFFKWRRPDWALGENVFLWLSVLGQMTILPRLVGDSFAGWLNVPYFIWVSFAFVLNWEIVKRNRPFGTA; translated from the coding sequence ATGGATTGGACCAACGCCCTCATCGCCGCCGCATGGGCACTCATCCTCGGCGGCGCGGGCGGCGCGCTGACCGAGATCGGCCAGTGGTATCGCGACTTGCGAAAGCCCCCGTGGCAGCCGCCCGACTGGCTGTTTGGCCCGGCCTGGACGCTGATCCTCGGGCTGGCCGGATGGAGCTTCTATATCGGGCTTGAACATGCCCCAACACCCGAAGCACGCATCGGGGTCTGGGCGCTGTTTGCGGTGAATTTCGTCGTGCATTTCGCCTGGTCACCGCTGTTCTTCAAATGGCGGCGGCCGGACTGGGCCTTGGGCGAGAACGTGTTTCTGTGGCTATCGGTGCTGGGACAGATGACGATCCTGCCGCGACTCGTGGGTGACAGCTTCGCCGGATGGCTCAACGTGCCCTACTTCATCTGGGTGAGCTTCGCCTTCGTGCTCAACTGGGAAATCGTGAAGCGCAACCGGCCCTTCGGCACAGCCTAG
- a CDS encoding DUF1343 domain-containing protein: MKNGIDRLLADPALLRQLDGRRVALVAHPASVTANLTHSLDALIAAGVNVSSAFGPQHGLKGDKQDNMVETADEMDPRYGIPIFSLYGEVRRPTGQMMTSADVFLFDLQDLGCRIYTFVTTLLYLLEEAAKAGKEVWVLDRPNPAGRPVEGTLLVPGQESFVGAAPMPMRHGLTMGEMGHWFIEHFGLDVAYRVVAMEGWNPDAPGEWGWPSSRLWINPSPNAANVNMARCYAGTVMLEGTTLSEGRGTTRPLEVLFGAPDIDATAVLAEMHKLAPEWLAGCAIRECWFEPTFHKHAGKLCNALIIHAESAFYTHHAFRPWRLQALAFKAIRRLYRDYPLWRDFPYEYELTRLAIDVINGGPALREWVDDAAATPHDLDVMTSHDEAAWVADVRGRLLY; this comes from the coding sequence ATGAAAAATGGTATCGACCGGCTGCTTGCCGACCCTGCTTTGCTCCGCCAACTCGATGGTCGCCGCGTCGCGCTGGTGGCCCATCCGGCAAGCGTGACAGCCAATCTCACCCACAGCCTCGATGCGCTGATTGCGGCGGGGGTGAATGTGTCGAGCGCCTTTGGCCCGCAGCATGGCCTCAAGGGCGACAAGCAGGACAACATGGTCGAGACCGCGGACGAGATGGATCCGCGCTACGGCATTCCGATCTTCTCGCTCTATGGCGAAGTGCGCCGCCCGACGGGGCAGATGATGACGAGCGCGGACGTATTTCTGTTCGATCTTCAGGACCTTGGCTGCCGGATCTACACCTTTGTCACAACCTTGCTCTACCTGCTGGAGGAAGCTGCCAAGGCTGGCAAGGAAGTCTGGGTGCTCGATCGCCCCAATCCCGCCGGACGGCCGGTGGAGGGGACGCTGCTGGTGCCCGGGCAGGAAAGCTTCGTCGGCGCGGCGCCCATGCCGATGCGCCACGGGCTCACCATGGGCGAGATGGGGCACTGGTTCATCGAGCATTTCGGGCTCGACGTCGCTTACAGGGTGGTGGCGATGGAGGGCTGGAACCCCGATGCGCCGGGCGAGTGGGGTTGGCCTTCCTCGCGCTTGTGGATCAACCCGTCGCCAAATGCCGCCAACGTGAACATGGCGCGGTGCTACGCCGGCACCGTTATGCTGGAAGGCACCACGCTGTCAGAAGGTCGCGGCACCACCCGCCCGCTCGAAGTGCTGTTCGGCGCCCCCGATATTGACGCCACGGCGGTGCTGGCGGAGATGCACAAGCTTGCTCCCGAGTGGCTGGCAGGCTGCGCAATCCGCGAATGCTGGTTCGAGCCGACTTTCCACAAACATGCAGGAAAGCTTTGCAATGCACTGATAATCCATGCGGAAAGCGCGTTTTACACGCATCATGCCTTCCGTCCCTGGCGCTTGCAAGCGCTGGCCTTCAAGGCGATCCGCAGGCTCTACCGCGATTACCCGCTGTGGCGCGATTTCCCTTACGAATACGAGCTCACCCGGCTTGCGATTGACGTCATTAACGGCGGCCCAGCCTTGCGCGAATGGGTCGATGATGCCGCCGCCACCCCGCATGATCTTGACGTCATGACGTCACACGACGAGGCCGCATGGGTCGCGGACGTGCGCGGGCGTCTGCTTTACTGA
- a CDS encoding vWA domain-containing protein produces MFFNFVDELRAAGIGASFKEHLTLLEALDKDVIEQTPEAFYYLSRATFVKDEGLLDRFDQVFHKVFKGIMTDYGQNPVDIPEDWLKAVAEKFLTPEEMEKIKSLGDWDEIMETLKKRLEEQEKRHQGGNKWIGTGGTSPFGNAGYNPEGVRIGGEAKHGKAIKVWEKREFKNLDNTKELGTRNIKMALRRLRRFAREGAQDQLDIDETIRGTAKQGWLDIHMRAERRNAVKLLLFLDVGGSMDPFIKLVEELFSAATTEFKNMEFFYFHNCLYEGVWKDNKRRWQERTKTWDVLHKYGHDYKIVFVGDAAMSPYEISHPGGSVEHMNEEAGAVWLKRVADTYPATVWLNPVPEKQWGYSQSTKMIKQLVGDRMYPLTLEGLDDAMRELSRKHGA; encoded by the coding sequence ATGTTCTTCAATTTCGTCGACGAGTTGCGGGCGGCCGGCATCGGTGCCTCGTTCAAGGAGCACCTCACGCTGCTGGAGGCGCTCGACAAGGACGTCATCGAGCAGACACCCGAGGCGTTTTACTATCTCTCCCGCGCCACCTTCGTGAAAGATGAAGGCCTGCTCGATCGCTTCGATCAGGTGTTCCACAAGGTGTTCAAGGGGATCATGACCGATTACGGGCAGAACCCCGTCGACATCCCCGAAGACTGGCTGAAGGCGGTTGCCGAGAAGTTCCTCACGCCGGAAGAGATGGAGAAGATCAAGTCACTGGGCGACTGGGACGAGATCATGGAGACGCTCAAGAAGCGTCTGGAAGAACAGGAAAAGCGCCACCAGGGCGGCAACAAGTGGATCGGCACGGGCGGCACCTCGCCTTTCGGCAATGCGGGCTACAACCCCGAAGGCGTGCGGATTGGCGGCGAGGCCAAGCACGGCAAGGCTATCAAGGTCTGGGAAAAGCGCGAGTTCAAGAACCTCGACAACACCAAGGAACTTGGCACCCGCAACATCAAGATGGCTTTGCGCCGCCTGCGTCGTTTCGCCCGCGAAGGCGCGCAGGACCAGCTTGATATCGACGAGACCATCCGCGGCACCGCCAAGCAGGGCTGGCTCGACATCCACATGCGCGCCGAGCGCCGCAATGCGGTGAAACTGCTGCTGTTCCTCGATGTCGGCGGGTCGATGGACCCCTTCATCAAGCTGGTCGAGGAGCTGTTCAGCGCCGCGACGACCGAGTTCAAGAACATGGAGTTCTTCTACTTCCACAACTGCCTCTACGAAGGCGTGTGGAAGGACAACAAGCGCCGCTGGCAGGAACGCACCAAGACCTGGGACGTGCTCCACAAATATGGCCACGACTACAAGATCGTCTTCGTGGGCGATGCCGCAATGAGCCCCTACGAGATTTCGCATCCGGGCGGCTCGGTGGAGCACATGAACGAGGAAGCAGGCGCGGTGTGGCTGAAGCGCGTGGCCGACACCTATCCGGCTACCGTGTGGCTCAACCCCGTGCCGGAAAAGCAGTGGGGCTATTCGCAGTCGACCAAGATGATCAAGCAGCTGGTGGGGGACAGGATGTACCCGCTGACGCTTGAAGGTCTGGACGATGCGATGCGGGAGCTCTCTCGCAAGCACGGCGCGTAA
- a CDS encoding methyl-accepting chemotaxis protein, with the protein MHQIAIDTANAHALGMIPESCGAVTVGCTDVAGVVEAVIASSRTLRSEHEALAETVRALEADQTKVAEASDEARLLSERAIDRLAEGTALIQSSLGQIASLIELVETLGQHVTSFSAAMEQVRRSAQDIDNIAETTNILALNATIEAMRAGDAGRTFAVVASEVKSLASDTRKATEEIAQTIDALGGEAEMVIGRIEAGAKASGDAKASVARIESTMANVGSLVEEVDKQNDVIARSTGTISGHVDKVQRVLTSYDAASRKNEDRLHGAHRKMEELEITASEMFDRIVQAGLSPQDSAMVAQAQAMMQALVAHTEAALASGAITMAAVFDTDYVPVPGTNPQLFRTRLTDWAHAEWRPFLDRAKAGDTRVLAAACTDMNGFLPTHLTERSRTPTGDINHDTQFCRNGRIMLEAIDRKAKVSSAPYMMAVYRQEGDGDSYVVVRNVYVPLVIGGRRWGDFELAYSFD; encoded by the coding sequence ATGCATCAGATCGCCATCGACACCGCCAATGCTCATGCGCTGGGGATGATTCCCGAAAGCTGCGGAGCGGTGACGGTGGGCTGCACCGATGTGGCGGGCGTGGTCGAGGCGGTGATCGCCTCCTCGCGCACCTTGCGTTCCGAACACGAGGCGCTGGCCGAGACCGTCCGCGCGCTGGAGGCTGACCAGACCAAGGTGGCCGAAGCGAGCGACGAGGCGCGGCTGCTCTCCGAACGCGCGATCGACCGGCTTGCCGAGGGCACGGCGCTGATCCAGTCCTCGCTGGGCCAGATCGCCTCGCTGATCGAACTGGTCGAGACTTTGGGCCAGCACGTCACCAGCTTTTCGGCCGCGATGGAGCAGGTCCGCCGCTCCGCGCAGGACATCGACAATATCGCCGAGACCACCAACATCCTCGCCCTCAACGCGACGATCGAGGCGATGCGTGCAGGCGATGCGGGCCGCACCTTTGCCGTGGTGGCAAGCGAGGTGAAGAGCCTCGCCAGCGACACCCGCAAGGCGACCGAGGAGATCGCCCAGACCATCGATGCCCTCGGCGGCGAGGCGGAGATGGTGATCGGCCGGATCGAGGCCGGTGCCAAGGCCAGCGGCGATGCGAAAGCCTCGGTCGCGCGGATCGAGAGCACCATGGCCAATGTCGGCAGCCTGGTGGAGGAAGTCGACAAGCAGAACGACGTCATCGCGCGTTCGACCGGCACCATCTCGGGCCATGTCGACAAGGTGCAGCGCGTGCTGACCAGCTATGATGCCGCCTCGCGCAAGAACGAGGACCGGCTCCACGGCGCGCATCGCAAGATGGAAGAGCTGGAGATCACCGCCAGCGAGATGTTCGACCGTATCGTCCAGGCCGGCCTCAGCCCGCAGGACAGCGCGATGGTCGCACAGGCGCAGGCGATGATGCAGGCGCTTGTCGCGCACACCGAGGCCGCGCTGGCGAGCGGCGCGATCACCATGGCGGCTGTGTTCGACACCGATTACGTCCCCGTTCCGGGCACCAATCCGCAGCTGTTCCGCACCCGTCTGACCGACTGGGCGCACGCCGAATGGCGCCCCTTCCTCGACCGCGCCAAGGCCGGCGACACCCGCGTGCTGGCGGCGGCCTGCACCGACATGAACGGCTTCCTGCCGACCCACCTGACCGAGCGCAGCCGCACGCCCACGGGCGACATCAATCACGACACCCAGTTCTGCCGCAACGGGCGCATCATGCTCGAGGCGATCGACCGCAAGGCCAAGGTCTCGAGTGCGCCTTACATGATGGCGGTCTACCGTCAGGAAGGCGACGGCGATTCCTATGTCGTGGTGCGCAATGTCTACGTCCCGCTGGTGATCGGCGGACGGCGCTGGGGCGATTTCGAACTGGCCTACAGCTTCGACTGA